In Lachnospiraceae bacterium, one DNA window encodes the following:
- a CDS encoding argininosuccinate lyase yields MKKQTKLVAVLSTAALLAIGASMTSFAATGWAEEDGTWVYYDRNGDKVTDKWAKSGNNWYYLDNNGEMAVDTLIEDGDNYYYVDVDGVMAANQWVAIDNEDAGDDDEPEHYWYYFQANGKALKQGDSDKVSLKTVNGKKYAFDDEGKMLYGWVDGNNAERIENTDGAAFKEATYYFGGEDDGAMTTGWLLADVTYDEATNDDYKYTAAAFNDDEDQTRWFYFKSNGKMVKADNGERTKDKTINGKKYAFDEYGAMVAEWSLDEGDEKIASKSEERAKASVGAATTSNAWSGAGNYAKYTQAWRYFNSVEDGSRVSKGWFKVVAAEMLNKGKYDDDEDAWYYADGSGKLYAGEFKTIKGKKYAFRNDGRMISGLKFIKVGNHDLVDVVADDDDNHSFEDEDAFLAEAYTYFEGNGYKCYYFGNGEDGAMRTGKTSLTFDGENTNFYFEKSGGKKGAGVTGEKDNKLYQSGMLLKANSDDKYTVVDKETHINVDGSKYYTYTKLADAEAFMKSVKVNGGKADNALATVKDPAEKVKIGNNSEKKAEDLSEAYTIDLKNVVNHEYVLVNTSGKVIDSKGKNKDGSDYYYVTDTNGTITNIYVED; encoded by the coding sequence ATGAAGAAGCAGACAAAATTAGTTGCTGTATTATCAACAGCAGCACTGCTTGCTATCGGTGCATCCATGACATCTTTCGCAGCTACAGGCTGGGCAGAAGAAGACGGAACATGGGTATACTATGATAGAAACGGTGACAAAGTAACAGATAAGTGGGCAAAATCTGGTAATAACTGGTATTACTTAGATAACAACGGCGAGATGGCAGTAGATACCCTGATCGAAGATGGCGACAACTACTACTATGTTGATGTTGACGGTGTTATGGCAGCTAACCAGTGGGTAGCTATTGATAACGAAGATGCTGGCGATGATGACGAGCCAGAGCATTACTGGTATTACTTCCAGGCTAATGGTAAAGCTTTAAAGCAGGGCGATTCTGATAAGGTTTCTTTAAAAACCGTTAACGGTAAGAAGTATGCATTCGATGACGAAGGCAAGATGCTGTACGGTTGGGTAGATGGGAATAATGCAGAGCGTATCGAAAATACCGATGGTGCTGCATTTAAGGAAGCAACCTATTACTTCGGTGGCGAAGATGACGGCGCTATGACTACTGGTTGGTTATTAGCAGATGTTACATATGACGAAGCTACCAATGATGATTATAAGTATACCGCAGCTGCATTTAACGATGATGAAGATCAGACTCGTTGGTTCTACTTCAAATCTAATGGTAAGATGGTCAAGGCTGATAACGGCGAAAGAACCAAAGATAAAACTATCAATGGTAAGAAGTACGCATTTGATGAGTACGGCGCTATGGTAGCTGAGTGGTCTCTGGATGAAGGCGATGAGAAGATCGCTTCTAAGTCTGAAGAGAGAGCAAAAGCTTCTGTTGGTGCAGCAACCACTTCTAATGCTTGGAGCGGTGCTGGAAACTATGCTAAGTATACTCAGGCATGGAGATACTTCAACTCTGTTGAAGATGGTTCTCGTGTAAGCAAGGGCTGGTTCAAGGTAGTTGCAGCTGAAATGCTGAACAAGGGCAAATATGATGATGATGAAGATGCTTGGTACTACGCAGATGGCAGCGGTAAGCTGTACGCTGGTGAGTTCAAAACCATCAAAGGCAAAAAATATGCATTCCGTAATGATGGCCGTATGATTAGTGGTCTGAAGTTCATCAAGGTAGGTAACCACGACTTAGTTGATGTTGTAGCTGATGATGATGATAACCATTCCTTTGAAGACGAAGATGCTTTCTTAGCTGAAGCTTATACATATTTCGAAGGCAATGGATATAAGTGCTACTACTTCGGAAACGGTGAAGATGGCGCTATGAGAACTGGTAAGACTTCTTTAACTTTCGATGGTGAGAATACTAACTTCTACTTCGAGAAGTCCGGCGGTAAGAAGGGTGCCGGTGTAACTGGCGAGAAGGACAACAAGCTGTATCAGTCTGGTATGCTGTTAAAGGCAAATTCCGATGACAAGTACACTGTTGTTGATAAGGAAACTCATATTAATGTCGATGGTTCTAAGTATTATACCTACACCAAGTTAGCTGACGCTGAGGCATTCATGAAGAGCGTTAAGGTTAATGGTGGTAAGGCTGATAATGCATTAGCAACGGTTAAGGATCCTGCCGAGAAGGTAAAAATTGGAAATAATTCTGAGAAGAAGGCTGAAGACTTAAGCGAAGCTTATACCATCGACTTAAAGAATGTTGTAAATCATGAGTACGTTCTGGTTAATACCTCTGGTAAGGTAATTGACAGCAAGGGCAAGAACAAAGATGGCAGCGATTACTATTATGTAACCGACACCAACGGAACTATCACCAATATTTATGTTGAGGACTAA
- a CDS encoding choline-binding protein → MIRKKLLILGVALCLATSANIVTAFAETTTSNITTMENCGAYIFEWRPIDCGNGNYFAILVGGNTLYESDVILNRGYDYAYTFEPMTYSRPWGTVPDLVNIDGKWGIPENWATMPQDSQSVMQIVLKTNYKTLSTDKRYVNVVHLPSNISPSSLPAEVRKYLINSDTSDAGAYNDTVTPGWQKEEDGSEKYLKPDGTYVTNGWLQLDDKKYYMDENGVKLKDTVTPDGFYVNADGEKVSYMPGWYKDGDNWRYIQKDGYYKANSWYQDTDGKYYYFNMGAVMVVNTTTPDGYYVDENGVWDGNASTVITEKKNLGPGVDKGWEPIDIGWKFKQEDGTYLTNAWRQDSNGKWYYLNEDGWMLKDTNTPDGYHVDANGVWDGDAVTESEEAAE, encoded by the coding sequence ATGATTAGAAAAAAATTATTAATTTTAGGAGTTGCCCTTTGTCTGGCAACTTCCGCTAATATAGTTACTGCATTTGCAGAAACAACGACTTCTAATATCACAACTATGGAAAATTGCGGTGCTTATATTTTCGAGTGGCGTCCTATTGACTGCGGAAATGGAAATTATTTTGCTATCCTGGTTGGTGGAAATACATTATATGAAAGTGATGTAATCTTAAACCGTGGTTATGATTATGCTTATACTTTTGAACCAATGACATATTCTCGTCCATGGGGAACAGTACCGGATCTGGTAAATATAGATGGCAAATGGGGAATTCCAGAGAATTGGGCAACTATGCCACAGGATAGCCAGTCGGTTATGCAGATTGTCTTAAAAACTAATTATAAAACTTTAAGTACAGATAAACGTTATGTAAATGTTGTTCATCTTCCCTCTAATATATCGCCATCTTCCCTTCCAGCAGAAGTTCGTAAATATCTGATTAATTCAGACACTTCTGATGCAGGCGCTTACAATGATACTGTTACTCCAGGATGGCAGAAAGAAGAAGATGGATCTGAAAAGTACTTAAAGCCAGATGGCACTTATGTAACTAATGGATGGCTTCAGTTAGATGATAAAAAATACTATATGGATGAAAATGGTGTTAAATTGAAAGATACTGTTACTCCAGATGGTTTTTATGTAAATGCTGATGGTGAAAAAGTTTCTTATATGCCGGGCTGGTATAAAGACGGTGACAATTGGCGTTATATCCAGAAAGATGGATATTATAAAGCAAATTCATGGTATCAGGATACAGATGGAAAATACTATTACTTCAATATGGGAGCTGTCATGGTTGTGAATACTACAACACCAGACGGTTACTATGTAGACGAAAATGGTGTCTGGGATGGCAATGCCTCAACTGTTATTACTGAGAAAAAAAATCTTGGCCCTGGTGTAGACAAAGGCTGGGAGCCGATTGATATTGGCTGGAAGTTCAAGCAGGAAGATGGAACTTATTTAACCAATGCCTGGAGACAGGATTCTAACGGCAAATGGTATTACCTGAACGAAGATGGCTGGATGCTGAAAGACACTAATACACCAGACGGCTACCATGTAGATGCTAACGGCGTTTGGGATGGGGATGCTGTAACTGAAAGCGAAGAAGCAGCTGAATAA
- a CDS encoding O-antigen ligase family protein, whose product MAKEQKTMMETLQGEVRASWNKASSRLAAVLAVLIMVGLPLVFQDYYFNILQVKYWYYCGVVIAAAVIYVIMAVIFWNRDRKWCDGALLKGLKSNLSLKSLTVAEWAMLAFLLASAISTLQSEYVYESFWGNEGRFVGLFMIMLYTISFFIIARKLEFKKWYLDVFLGTGMIVCLIGILHYFEFDPIGFKNDLNYLDYVDFTSTIGNINTYTSYLALVVGVSTVLFTVEKEAKRKVWYTVCVVISLFALITGISDNAYLTLLALLGLLPFVLFNSVRGVRNYVVILAIVCTEFIGIGFTVDKFPEHVLAINGLFNVITDFKGLPVITVVLWILGIGLYFAECNVLKNAKESNLGRWIWLAVVIVVFSGLGKVLYDVNIAGNVEKYGSLRKYLLFNDDWGTHRGYIWHLAIRIYQKFPILHKLFGYGPDTFGIITVQGYFDEMVGRYNEKFDSVHNEYLQYLVTIGIVGMIAYISLLVTVLARLIRKGKENPVVLSIAMAVICYGAQALVNISVPIVAPVLFTLMAMGLAACRDEK is encoded by the coding sequence ATGGCAAAAGAACAGAAAACAATGATGGAAACATTGCAGGGAGAGGTGCGCGCTTCCTGGAACAAGGCAAGTTCCAGACTGGCGGCGGTGCTGGCAGTATTGATCATGGTGGGTCTGCCCCTTGTTTTTCAGGATTATTATTTTAATATCCTTCAGGTGAAATACTGGTATTACTGCGGCGTGGTGATCGCAGCGGCAGTTATTTATGTGATCATGGCTGTTATATTCTGGAACAGGGACAGAAAGTGGTGCGATGGAGCATTGCTGAAAGGCTTAAAAAGCAATTTATCGCTTAAATCTTTAACTGTAGCAGAATGGGCTATGCTGGCATTTTTACTGGCCTCAGCCATCTCTACTTTGCAGTCAGAATACGTATACGAGTCTTTCTGGGGCAATGAGGGGAGATTTGTAGGCCTGTTCATGATCATGCTGTATACCATCAGCTTTTTTATCATAGCAAGGAAGCTGGAATTTAAAAAGTGGTATCTGGATGTTTTTCTGGGAACAGGAATGATCGTGTGTCTCATCGGTATTCTTCATTACTTTGAATTTGATCCCATTGGGTTCAAGAATGATCTGAATTATCTGGACTATGTGGATTTTACATCAACCATTGGAAATATTAATACGTATACCTCATATCTGGCATTGGTAGTAGGTGTCAGCACGGTTCTGTTTACCGTAGAAAAAGAGGCAAAAAGAAAAGTCTGGTATACAGTATGTGTTGTGATCTCACTGTTTGCCCTTATCACAGGTATCAGCGATAATGCATATCTGACACTTCTGGCATTATTAGGACTTCTTCCGTTTGTTTTGTTTAACAGTGTAAGAGGTGTGCGTAACTATGTGGTTATCCTTGCAATTGTGTGTACAGAGTTTATTGGAATCGGATTTACTGTGGATAAGTTCCCGGAACACGTATTAGCGATTAATGGATTGTTTAATGTTATTACGGATTTTAAAGGACTTCCGGTGATCACAGTGGTTCTCTGGATCCTTGGGATTGGATTGTATTTTGCGGAGTGTAATGTGCTGAAAAATGCAAAAGAAAGCAATCTGGGAAGATGGATCTGGCTGGCTGTGGTGATCGTCGTATTTTCAGGACTGGGAAAAGTATTGTATGATGTGAATATTGCAGGTAATGTGGAAAAATATGGTTCTCTTCGCAAATATCTTTTATTTAATGATGACTGGGGAACCCACAGAGGCTATATCTGGCATCTGGCAATACGTATTTACCAGAAATTCCCCATCCTTCACAAATTGTTTGGATATGGACCAGATACCTTTGGTATCATAACAGTTCAGGGATATTTTGATGAAATGGTAGGACGCTATAATGAAAAATTCGACAGCGTCCACAATGAATATCTTCAGTATCTGGTAACGATCGGTATTGTGGGAATGATCGCATACATCAGCCTGCTTGTGACTGTACTTGCCCGTCTTATCCGTAAAGGTAAAGAAAATCCGGTGGTACTTTCCATTGCCATGGCAGTGATCTGCTATGGGGCCCAGGCTTTGGTAAATATCAGTGTACCTATTGTAGCACCGGTCCTGTTTACATTGATGGCAATGGGACTGGCTGCCTGCCGGGATGAAAAGTAA
- a CDS encoding choline-binding protein → MVKKFTVALCMALSLSVTVPTVAFADNTTTTMENCGAYLFEWRPVDCGDGNYFAILVGGNTISESDVILNRGYDYAYTFDPMNYSRPWGTVPDLVNVDGVWAIPENWSSLPEGTQPTLQIVLKTNYKTLATDKRYVNVVHLPGGVNTASLPLEVKKYLINVDGSDAGAYEGTVTPGWTTNEDGKWMYRKPDGTFVKNGWLRLDDKQYYLDENGFRLQDTVTPDGVYVNAAGEKTKYMPGWKQDEKGWHYVLKNGHYAGATWIEDTDGKWYYFNIGTYMVANADTPDGYHVDENGVWDGKAATVTNQKNLGPGVDKGWEPIDIGWKFKQEDGTYLTNAWRQDSNGKWYYLNEDGWMLKDTNTPDGYHVGADGVYDGLAVTEDTAAAES, encoded by the coding sequence ATGGTAAAAAAATTCACAGTGGCACTTTGCATGGCCTTATCGCTGTCTGTAACTGTTCCAACAGTTGCTTTTGCAGATAATACCACTACAACAATGGAGAACTGTGGCGCATATCTGTTTGAGTGGCGTCCGGTAGACTGTGGAGATGGTAATTATTTTGCAATTTTAGTTGGTGGAAATACGATCAGCGAAAGTGATGTCATTTTAAACCGTGGTTATGACTATGCTTACACCTTTGATCCAATGAACTATTCCCGTCCATGGGGAACAGTTCCGGATCTGGTAAATGTAGATGGCGTATGGGCAATCCCGGAAAACTGGTCTTCCCTTCCTGAAGGAACACAGCCAACTCTCCAGATTGTATTAAAAACCAATTATAAAACATTAGCTACTGATAAAAGATATGTGAATGTAGTACATCTTCCAGGTGGTGTAAACACTGCAAGCCTTCCTTTAGAGGTTAAAAAATATCTGATCAATGTAGACGGCTCTGATGCCGGTGCTTATGAAGGAACTGTGACTCCTGGATGGACTACAAATGAGGATGGAAAATGGATGTATCGTAAGCCAGATGGTACATTTGTAAAGAATGGATGGCTGCGTCTGGATGATAAGCAATATTACCTGGATGAAAACGGCTTCCGCCTGCAGGATACCGTTACACCAGATGGTGTTTATGTAAACGCAGCTGGTGAAAAAACCAAATATATGCCTGGCTGGAAGCAGGATGAAAAGGGCTGGCATTACGTCCTTAAAAATGGTCATTATGCCGGAGCAACCTGGATTGAAGATACAGATGGCAAGTGGTATTACTTTAATATCGGAACCTATATGGTAGCAAATGCTGATACCCCAGATGGCTACCATGTAGATGAAAACGGTGTCTGGGACGGCAAGGCTGCTACTGTTACCAACCAGAAGAACCTGGGACCTGGCGTAGACAAAGGCTGGGAGCCGATCGATATTGGCTGGAAGTTTAAGCAGGAAGATGGCACTTATCTGACCAATGCCTGGAGACAGGACAGCAACGGTAAATGGTATTACCTGAACGAAGATGGCTGGATGCTGAAAGACACTAATACACCTGATGGTTATCATGTAGGTGCAGATGGCGTTTACGATGGTCTTGCTGTAACAGAGGATACAGCAGCTGCCGAATCATAA
- a CDS encoding argininosuccinate lyase, with protein sequence MKKQTKLVAVLSTAALLAIGASMTSFAATGWAEEDGTWVYYDRNGDKVTDKWAKSGNNWYYLDNNGEMAIDTLIEDGDNYYYVDVNGVMAANQWVAIDNEDAGDDNEPEHYWYYFQANGKALKNGDNNKVALKTVNGKKYAFDDEGKMLYGWVKSDDASRIDDTDGDAFKDGDYYFGGEDDGAMTTGWVLMDITYNEATSDNEIAPVFNDDEDQSRWFYFKSNGKKIKAEGDDIQKGKTINGKKYEFDQYGVMTAEWSLDVKKASDAGVRDAYSTQATNSNARTAQYSHLWRYFNSVEDGSRVSKGWFKVVAAEYMNYDKNNDDEDAWYYADGNGRIYTAAFKTIKGKKYAFREDGRMVNGLKFIKQNNAGEIIGVVADDNTGHPFDTEDDFVKNAPYWNENGYYCYYFGDGDDGAMRTNKTNITIDGDSFNFYFEKSGGHKGAGKTGEKDKKYYQSGMLLKAGSDEKYQVVKTLDAANDTNDSNEAISGYMKLDDVKAFLDEVGVTSTTNPSSVTLSSYGISKKADDIDELYIIPSTDQDGQNVAGKYFLVNTSGKVVDNKSRNRDGNDYYYCVNTSGNIVAIYTEK encoded by the coding sequence ATGAAGAAGCAGACAAAATTAGTTGCTGTATTATCAACAGCAGCACTGCTTGCTATCGGTGCATCCATGACATCTTTCGCAGCTACAGGCTGGGCAGAAGAAGACGGAACATGGGTATACTATGATAGAAACGGTGACAAAGTAACAGACAAATGGGCAAAATCTGGTAATAACTGGTATTACTTAGATAACAACGGCGAAATGGCAATTGACACCCTGATCGAAGATGGCGACAACTACTACTATGTTGACGTTAACGGTGTTATGGCAGCTAACCAGTGGGTAGCTATCGATAACGAAGATGCAGGCGATGACAATGAGCCAGAGCATTACTGGTATTACTTCCAGGCTAACGGTAAAGCTTTAAAGAACGGCGATAACAACAAAGTTGCTTTAAAGACCGTTAACGGCAAGAAGTATGCTTTCGATGATGAAGGTAAGATGCTGTATGGTTGGGTTAAGTCTGACGATGCTAGCCGTATCGATGATACTGATGGTGATGCATTTAAAGATGGTGACTACTACTTCGGTGGCGAAGATGATGGTGCTATGACTACCGGTTGGGTACTTATGGACATCACTTACAATGAAGCAACCAGCGATAACGAAATCGCTCCTGTATTCAATGATGATGAAGACCAGAGCCGTTGGTTCTACTTCAAATCCAATGGTAAGAAGATCAAAGCTGAAGGCGATGATATCCAGAAGGGCAAGACCATCAATGGTAAGAAATATGAGTTTGATCAGTACGGTGTTATGACTGCTGAGTGGTCTCTGGATGTTAAGAAAGCTTCTGATGCAGGCGTACGTGACGCTTACAGTACTCAGGCTACTAACAGCAATGCTAGAACCGCTCAGTACTCACATCTGTGGAGATACTTCAACTCTGTTGAAGATGGTTCCCGCGTAAGCAAGGGCTGGTTCAAGGTAGTTGCTGCTGAATACATGAACTACGACAAGAACAACGATGATGAAGATGCTTGGTACTATGCAGATGGAAACGGTAGAATCTACACTGCAGCATTTAAGACCATCAAGGGCAAGAAGTATGCGTTCCGTGAAGACGGTCGTATGGTTAACGGCCTGAAATTCATCAAGCAGAACAACGCTGGTGAGATTATTGGTGTAGTAGCTGATGATAATACAGGACATCCATTCGATACTGAGGATGACTTCGTTAAGAATGCTCCATACTGGAATGAAAATGGATACTACTGCTACTACTTCGGTGATGGCGATGATGGTGCTATGAGAACCAACAAGACCAACATCACTATCGATGGAGACAGCTTCAACTTCTACTTCGAGAAGTCCGGCGGCCACAAGGGTGCTGGTAAGACTGGCGAGAAGGATAAGAAGTACTATCAGTCTGGTATGCTTCTGAAAGCTGGTTCTGATGAGAAGTATCAGGTAGTTAAGACTCTGGATGCTGCTAATGACACAAATGATAGCAATGAGGCAATCAGCGGATACATGAAACTGGATGATGTTAAGGCATTCCTGGATGAAGTAGGTGTAACATCTACTACAAATCCATCTAGCGTAACCTTAAGCAGCTACGGCATCAGCAAGAAGGCAGATGATATCGACGAACTGTACATCATTCCTTCAACTGATCAGGATGGTCAGAATGTAGCTGGTAAGTATTTCTTAGTAAATACTTCTGGTAAGGTAGTTGACAACAAGTCCAGAAATAGAGATGGCAATGATTACTACTACTGCGTAAATACTTCCGGTAACATCGTAGCTATCTACACAGAGAAATAA
- a CDS encoding ATP-binding protein, whose product MFIGRSRELNKLNALYNSNQFEFAVFYGRRRVGKTMLINEFIERKKAVYYMAVEGTKKENLTGLSKAFLQDSLAPLSQFGDYEDLLAYIDQLALTGERYIIAIDEFPYLAASYPVISSLLQKHIDHCWKNSNLFLILCGSSMSFMEEQVLGYKSPLYGRRTAQFKIHPFTFFEARQMLAAFTSEEQAVLYGVTGGIPEYLSRINPRISLDKNLIELFFDESGRLFEEPVNLLKQELREPATYHSIISAIAGGASRLNEIAGKTGLETSGCSNQITSLIALGIIRKETPVTEPAASRKTIYRLEDSMFLFWYRFVRPNISGITRGIGETIYYQMVTPNISDFMGHIFEDICIQYLYHPQIYAALPFFPGSIGKWWGNNPVAKRQEEIDIMAVQDDQALLGECKWRNADINMEILRQLLERGNLFHYVQQYYMLFSKTGFTKDVKEYVENTPNIKLISFNDICNL is encoded by the coding sequence ATGTTTATTGGACGTTCCAGAGAATTAAATAAATTAAATGCACTATATAACAGCAACCAGTTTGAATTTGCAGTCTTTTATGGCAGAAGGCGTGTAGGAAAGACAATGCTGATCAATGAATTTATTGAGCGAAAAAAAGCGGTTTATTATATGGCTGTAGAAGGAACTAAAAAAGAGAATCTTACGGGTTTGTCAAAAGCTTTTCTTCAAGATTCTCTGGCGCCTTTATCTCAATTTGGTGATTACGAGGATTTATTGGCTTATATCGATCAGTTAGCTTTAACAGGAGAACGCTATATCATTGCTATTGATGAATTCCCTTATCTGGCGGCTTCCTATCCTGTAATTTCTTCTTTACTCCAAAAACACATTGACCATTGTTGGAAAAACAGCAACTTGTTTTTGATCTTATGTGGATCTTCTATGAGTTTTATGGAAGAACAGGTTCTTGGCTATAAAAGCCCTTTGTATGGCAGAAGAACTGCACAATTTAAAATCCATCCATTTACATTTTTTGAAGCAAGGCAGATGCTGGCAGCGTTTACTTCCGAGGAACAGGCTGTTTTATATGGCGTTACAGGTGGCATTCCTGAATATCTTTCCAGGATTAATCCACGTATTTCACTGGATAAAAACCTTATAGAGCTTTTTTTTGATGAAAGCGGTCGTTTATTTGAAGAACCCGTTAATCTTCTGAAGCAGGAGCTCCGCGAACCGGCCACTTACCATTCTATTATTTCAGCCATTGCAGGTGGTGCCAGCCGCCTAAATGAGATTGCGGGAAAAACAGGTCTGGAAACCAGCGGTTGCAGTAATCAGATAACTTCTCTTATTGCATTAGGTATTATACGGAAAGAAACACCTGTGACAGAACCTGCTGCCAGCAGAAAGACGATATACCGCCTGGAAGACAGTATGTTCCTGTTCTGGTATCGTTTTGTCCGTCCTAACATCAGCGGTATTACCCGTGGCATTGGGGAAACGATTTATTATCAAATGGTCACTCCCAATATCAGTGATTTTATGGGACATATTTTTGAAGACATCTGCATCCAGTATCTCTACCACCCTCAAATTTATGCTGCATTACCGTTCTTTCCTGGAAGTATTGGAAAATGGTGGGGAAATAATCCTGTTGCGAAACGTCAGGAGGAAATTGACATTATGGCTGTGCAGGATGATCAGGCATTGTTAGGCGAATGCAAGTGGAGAAATGCTGACATCAATATGGAGATCCTCAGACAATTATTAGAACGTGGAAATCTATTCCATTATGTGCAACAATATTATATGTTATTTTCAAAAACGGGATTTACAAAAGATGTTAAAGAATACGTGGAAAACACACCAAATATTAAACTGATCTCTTTTAATGATATCTGTAATTTATGA
- a CDS encoding ATP-binding protein, producing the protein MERFILKKLLAWKNSPYRKPLILKGVRQVGKTWILKEFGRRCYENTAYFNFDENEEYKQFFETTKDVDRILQNLMLASGQKIVPEKTLIIFDEVQDCPKVINSMKYFCENAPQYHIACAGSLLGIALAKPSSFPVGKVNFMQIDPMTFNEFLLANGDENLEQYLEQVDTIEPIPDAFFNPLYEKLKMYYVTGGMPEPVLMWTEARDVSAMQEALSGIIGAYERDFAKHPNLSEFPKISMIWKSIPSQLARENKKFIYKVVKEGARAREYEDALQWLVDARLVHKIYRSSAPGLPIAAYDDLSAFKIYLVDVGLLRRLAQLAPTAFGEGNRLFTEFKGALTENFVLQTLITQFEVMPRYWSQNNPPYEVDFLIQRENDIFPVEVKSEANTTSKSMKKFKELFPDKVKLRIRFSLDNLKLDDDVLNIPLFMADQTDRLIRLALEQNNAQ; encoded by the coding sequence ATGGAACGATTTATCTTAAAAAAATTGCTGGCTTGGAAGAATTCTCCCTACCGCAAGCCTTTAATCTTGAAGGGCGTACGTCAGGTGGGTAAGACTTGGATTCTGAAAGAGTTCGGCAGACGCTGTTATGAAAATACAGCTTACTTTAACTTTGATGAAAATGAAGAATATAAGCAATTTTTTGAAACAACCAAGGATGTGGACCGGATTCTGCAAAACCTTATGCTGGCAAGCGGTCAAAAAATCGTGCCTGAAAAAACCTTGATTATCTTTGATGAGGTGCAGGACTGCCCTAAGGTCATTAATTCTATGAAGTATTTTTGCGAGAACGCACCGCAGTATCACATTGCCTGTGCCGGTTCTCTGTTGGGTATTGCCCTGGCGAAACCTTCCTCTTTTCCCGTGGGTAAGGTTAACTTTATGCAGATTGACCCGATGACCTTTAATGAATTCCTACTTGCCAACGGTGATGAAAATCTGGAGCAGTATCTGGAACAGGTGGACACCATTGAACCCATCCCTGACGCCTTTTTTAATCCGCTGTATGAGAAGCTGAAAATGTACTATGTCACCGGTGGTATGCCGGAGCCGGTATTGATGTGGACGGAGGCACGGGACGTTTCTGCCATGCAGGAAGCATTGTCCGGAATCATCGGAGCCTATGAGCGTGATTTTGCAAAACATCCTAATCTCAGCGAGTTCCCGAAAATCTCAATGATCTGGAAATCCATTCCTTCTCAACTGGCAAGAGAAAACAAGAAGTTTATCTATAAAGTGGTCAAGGAAGGTGCACGAGCCCGTGAGTACGAGGATGCCTTGCAATGGCTGGTAGATGCCCGTTTGGTGCATAAAATTTATCGCAGCTCAGCTCCCGGCCTGCCGATTGCAGCTTACGATGACTTGTCCGCTTTCAAGATTTATCTGGTGGATGTGGGACTGCTCCGCCGTCTGGCGCAGTTGGCTCCCACAGCCTTTGGCGAAGGAAACCGCCTTTTTACTGAATTTAAAGGCGCATTAACCGAAAACTTTGTGTTGCAGACTTTAATTACTCAGTTTGAAGTCATGCCTCGTTATTGGAGTCAGAACAACCCGCCTTACGAAGTGGATTTCCTCATTCAGCGGGAGAACGACATCTTCCCCGTGGAGGTCAAATCCGAAGCCAACACAACCAGCAAGAGTATGAAGAAGTTCAAGGAACTGTTTCCTGATAAGGTTAAGCTCCGCATTCGTTTCTCATTGGACAATCTGAAACTGGACGATGACGTGCTGAATATCCCGCTGTTCATGGCAGACCAGACGGATCGATTGATCAGGCTGGCATTGGAACAGAACAACGCACAATAA